A stretch of the Desertifilum tharense IPPAS B-1220 genome encodes the following:
- a CDS encoding ABC transporter permease, whose translation MFNLLLAELKREWIILRRYFTETIALIIGLVVAFYGIFQSARFIAGPEISLGDRADSLVIGYILWSMSIFILGNIAGGLQQEAQTGTLEQLFISPFRASQIFLIRAIGNLTIQLFLNALMLLIVMGITGARLSFPPVLILPLAAVLLGAYGLAMAMGSLALLLKRVQQVLGIFQFLLFFVLMVPTETWSSSVRGLGWLLPMTPGAELLRSVMARGETLQGGAVAIALLNGAAYFILGLLLFRIAEREAKRRGKLSGY comes from the coding sequence ATGTTTAATCTACTGCTAGCAGAACTTAAGCGAGAATGGATTATCCTGCGACGCTATTTTACCGAAACCATTGCTTTAATTATCGGGCTGGTGGTGGCATTTTACGGGATTTTTCAAAGCGCCCGGTTTATTGCGGGGCCTGAGATTTCTTTGGGCGATCGCGCTGACTCCCTGGTAATAGGATACATTCTCTGGTCAATGTCGATCTTTATTCTGGGGAATATTGCTGGAGGGTTGCAACAAGAAGCCCAGACGGGAACCCTAGAACAACTGTTTATTTCCCCGTTTCGCGCTTCCCAGATTTTTCTGATCCGGGCGATAGGTAACTTAACGATTCAACTGTTCCTCAATGCCCTGATGTTACTAATTGTCATGGGGATAACGGGGGCGCGGCTATCGTTTCCTCCAGTTTTAATCTTACCTCTGGCTGCCGTTCTCTTGGGGGCCTATGGGTTGGCAATGGCGATGGGTTCTCTCGCCCTGCTGTTGAAGCGGGTGCAGCAGGTATTGGGGATTTTTCAGTTTTTGCTGTTTTTTGTGTTGATGGTACCCACGGAAACCTGGTCGAGTTCCGTGCGCGGGTTGGGTTGGCTGCTGCCGATGACGCCCGGTGCCGAGTTGTTGCGTTCGGTGATGGCGCGGGGCGAAACGTTGCAGGGTGGGGCGGTGGCGATCGCGCTTTTAAACGGGGCTGCCTATTTTATCTTAGGATTGCTGCTTTTTAGGATAGCAGAACGCGAGGCAAAACGGCGCGGCAAATTATCGGGATATTGA
- a CDS encoding ABC transporter ATP-binding protein, protein MILLKASHLHKSYQEKGRQFTAVRDVSLEVKAGEVLAFLGPNGAGKTTTIKMIAGLIYPDGGWVRIGDRDPHRDSKALRLLGAVLEGNRNVYWRLSPQENLEYFGVLRGLAPKVARQRARALLERFHLLDKQNTRVDRLSRGMQQKLAIAVALIHQPQLLLLDEPTLGLDVEATEDIKRLVREIAQEGCGIILTTHQLAIAEELSDRVAIINQGEIVAEEPTSDLIRQFSGQSYHIELETPLDPQRQGQLTALGVECLTAQTLRVLQAESLYPVLEILKPLALMRVEKEQATLTDIFLKLVRENRNV, encoded by the coding sequence ATGATTTTGCTAAAAGCCAGTCACTTGCACAAGTCCTATCAAGAGAAGGGACGGCAGTTTACGGCGGTACGAGATGTTTCTTTGGAAGTGAAGGCGGGTGAGGTTCTGGCGTTTCTGGGGCCAAATGGGGCGGGTAAGACGACAACGATTAAGATGATTGCGGGGTTAATTTATCCTGATGGTGGGTGGGTGAGAATTGGAGACCGCGATCCTCACCGCGACTCGAAGGCGTTACGCTTGTTAGGGGCCGTTTTAGAGGGCAACCGTAATGTCTACTGGCGGCTGTCTCCCCAGGAGAATTTAGAGTATTTTGGGGTATTGCGCGGTTTAGCGCCCAAGGTGGCGCGTCAGCGGGCGAGGGCGTTGTTGGAACGCTTTCACCTCCTCGATAAGCAAAACACGCGGGTAGACCGTTTGTCGCGGGGAATGCAGCAGAAATTGGCGATCGCAGTTGCTTTAATTCACCAGCCGCAACTGTTACTCTTAGATGAGCCAACGTTGGGTTTAGATGTTGAGGCGACGGAAGATATTAAGCGACTGGTGCGAGAAATTGCTCAAGAAGGGTGCGGTATTATTCTAACTACGCATCAATTGGCGATCGCTGAAGAACTGTCTGACCGAGTTGCCATTATTAACCAAGGGGAAATTGTCGCGGAAGAACCTACCTCAGATTTGATCCGCCAGTTTTCCGGGCAATCTTACCATATTGAACTGGAAACCCCCCTCGATCCGCAACGCCAAGGGCAACTCACCGCCTTGGGGGTGGAGTGTCTCACCGCCCAAACTCTGCGGGTTTTGCAGGCGGAAAGCCTTTACCCGGTTTTAGAGATTCTTAAACCTCTGGCTTTGATGCGGGTGGAGAAAGAACAAGCAACTTTAACCGATATCTTTTTGAAGCTGGTGCGAGAAAACCGCAATGTTTAA
- a CDS encoding 4Fe-4S single cluster domain-containing protein, whose amino-acid sequence MSYSTVQPAIEIPPGYLNIMGYVDESEVNGPGCRAVVWVQGCSRACSGCFNPASWSFEINQLISIDDLAEKILSNPKNQGVTFSGGEPFWQAPALAELAKQLKSAGLSVMSFSGFTLKELQSDKAPKGSQALLAQLDILIDGPYVESLALNDPNSPVSSRNQQVHIFNPAFQDQITWASDQIEIHIFKDGSRLVTGFRGRLELED is encoded by the coding sequence ATGAGCTATTCCACTGTCCAACCTGCAATTGAAATTCCCCCCGGCTATCTCAATATTATGGGCTATGTGGATGAATCCGAAGTCAACGGCCCCGGCTGTCGGGCGGTAGTGTGGGTACAAGGGTGCAGCCGCGCCTGTTCTGGCTGTTTCAACCCTGCCTCATGGTCTTTTGAGATTAACCAGTTAATATCAATTGATGACCTAGCCGAGAAAATTCTCAGCAACCCTAAAAATCAAGGCGTCACCTTTTCCGGGGGCGAACCCTTTTGGCAAGCACCAGCTTTAGCAGAACTCGCGAAGCAGTTAAAAAGCGCTGGCTTAAGCGTCATGTCTTTTAGTGGTTTCACTCTAAAAGAATTACAATCTGACAAAGCCCCCAAGGGTTCCCAGGCGTTACTGGCACAACTCGATATTTTAATTGATGGCCCTTATGTCGAGTCTTTAGCGCTGAACGATCCTAATTCTCCCGTTTCTTCGCGCAACCAACAGGTGCATATTTTTAATCCCGCTTTTCAAGACCAAATTACCTGGGCAAGCGACCAAATAGAAATACACATTTTCAAAGATGGATCTCGTTTGGTGACAGGGTTTCGGGGGCGTCTGGAGTTGGAAGACTAG
- a CDS encoding rod shape-determining protein, whose product MFKFLAFRTLYVQLKPDWLLVKLVSSQGSPTEYADIPCIAFRGKIEPGSLGEIESNKVLAIGQQAIQLHQQQTSTTSLLNGFEHPRTIISNFFVAELTLKHFIQKTYQGQTSIIAPQIIIHPLSHLEGGLTQIEARALTELGSQMGARQVFLYLENDTPLRDEEILKIDNHKQVIKTL is encoded by the coding sequence ATGTTTAAGTTTCTAGCGTTCAGAACTTTGTATGTTCAGCTAAAACCCGACTGGTTATTGGTAAAATTGGTGTCTTCTCAGGGATCGCCTACTGAATATGCAGATATCCCCTGTATCGCTTTTAGGGGAAAAATTGAACCGGGCAGTTTAGGGGAAATAGAAAGCAATAAAGTTTTAGCAATCGGTCAACAAGCCATTCAACTGCATCAACAACAAACTTCAACCACTTCATTATTAAACGGCTTTGAACATCCTCGCACAATTATTAGTAACTTTTTTGTTGCTGAATTAACCTTAAAGCACTTTATTCAAAAGACCTACCAAGGTCAAACTTCCATCATTGCCCCACAAATCATCATCCATCCCCTATCTCATCTAGAAGGCGGCTTAACTCAAATTGAAGCAAGAGCTTTAACAGAACTGGGAAGCCAAATGGGTGCAAGACAAGTCTTCCTTTATTTAGAGAATGATACCCCTTTACGCGATGAAGAAATTCTAAAGATTGATAACCATAAACAGGTGATAAAAACGCTTTAA
- a CDS encoding SDR family oxidoreductase: MQDKVAVVVGATGGIGSAVVQQLASQGANLVLAARDEGRLTNLANSLSGDSLTVPTDITDPQQAKDLMAKAASYYGKIDILINAAGAGILKQYNKLEPADLEAMLNVNLKGSFYTCQAAAEYMKEQKSGHICNVVGILGKHSMAMASAYCAAKFGVVGFSKCMADELKRYGIKVTLFYFGGVDSPFWDNVSLKVDRSKMLSTQTAADAILFALSAPPQAVPMEINIQPDSHLFF, from the coding sequence ATGCAAGACAAAGTGGCAGTCGTCGTGGGGGCGACGGGTGGAATTGGATCGGCGGTTGTGCAACAATTAGCCTCGCAAGGAGCTAATTTGGTACTGGCGGCGAGAGACGAAGGGCGCTTAACCAATCTAGCCAATAGCCTATCTGGGGATAGCTTAACGGTTCCTACCGATATTACCGATCCGCAGCAAGCAAAAGACTTGATGGCGAAGGCGGCTTCCTACTATGGCAAAATCGATATTCTGATTAATGCCGCAGGTGCAGGAATTCTCAAACAATACAATAAGCTAGAACCTGCCGATCTAGAAGCAATGTTGAATGTGAACCTCAAGGGAAGCTTCTACACTTGTCAAGCGGCTGCTGAGTATATGAAAGAACAGAAAAGCGGCCATATTTGCAATGTTGTGGGGATTTTGGGCAAGCATTCAATGGCGATGGCTTCGGCTTACTGCGCCGCAAAGTTTGGCGTAGTTGGCTTTAGCAAGTGTATGGCGGATGAACTCAAACGCTATGGAATTAAAGTCACGCTATTCTATTTTGGAGGGGTAGATTCTCCGTTTTGGGATAATGTCAGTTTGAAGGTAGATCGCAGTAAGATGTTATCGACTCAAACAGCAGCAGATGCAATTCTATTTGCACTTTCTGCACCTCCCCAAGCCGTACCGATGGAAATTAATATTCAGCCGGATAGTCACCTCTTTTTCTAA
- a CDS encoding glycosyltransferase 61 family protein produces MSVFPFKPDEIIGTLTAEYQARKELQQQIFDLLQANQLTPSAENYYNLGVYLAQHQQWEGAIALFLHAVSLNPTGVDAYYNLGAVLQALQQYKSAIAFYYKGLSIEVDSQYYYHLAGCLLQLAQVEENDQYIPVAIAYLLQRLRLQPDCQSTYYTLGSILEQQGNAYTASQCDKFQLPTELIHRFYQLNPQRWQLLLPAQSHPDVRYCKLHEAAVLPLKPPKTLEAQIHPELNRHKDFYSSPTLVAEVQEGAVWCHSQADVVLTRDRQIVTMVSHANATILDIDRYLPPVSQTVETVALLSVLSGQAFYHWMFELLPKVGLIHLAGIDLNSIDKFIVNEYQAPFHKETLNHLGISSERIITSSQPIHIQANLIVVPYFELLSNWSCQFLRQELLSQSTFKTHKPELLYISRKNANYRHLLNEAEISDSLSQLGFTVVTLESYSFMEQVAFVANAKVIVSLHGAGLSHLVFCQPNTKIIEIFPPNYVTRYYWNLSNLVGLDYYYFMGEPNSDINLETIENINYHYITESFQVSLLKLLATLKFAEAI; encoded by the coding sequence ATGAGCGTGTTTCCTTTTAAGCCCGATGAGATTATTGGAACGCTAACGGCTGAGTATCAAGCCCGAAAGGAATTGCAGCAACAGATTTTCGATCTGTTACAAGCCAATCAGTTAACCCCTAGCGCCGAAAATTACTATAACTTAGGTGTTTATCTCGCTCAACATCAACAGTGGGAAGGTGCGATCGCGCTTTTTCTCCATGCTGTTAGTCTAAACCCAACTGGGGTAGATGCATACTATAACTTGGGGGCGGTTTTACAAGCCCTACAGCAATACAAAAGCGCGATCGCCTTCTATTACAAGGGACTCTCGATTGAGGTAGACTCTCAATATTACTATCACCTAGCTGGCTGTTTGCTGCAACTCGCCCAGGTAGAGGAGAATGACCAATACATCCCAGTTGCCATTGCCTATTTATTGCAACGCTTGCGACTGCAACCGGATTGTCAATCGACCTACTATACTTTAGGGAGTATTCTTGAACAACAAGGAAACGCCTACACAGCTTCTCAATGCGATAAATTTCAGCTTCCAACTGAATTAATTCATCGGTTTTACCAACTCAACCCTCAACGTTGGCAACTGTTACTTCCCGCCCAATCTCATCCCGATGTTCGTTACTGTAAGCTACATGAGGCTGCTGTGCTTCCCCTCAAGCCTCCCAAGACATTAGAGGCGCAAATTCATCCAGAATTGAATCGTCACAAGGACTTTTACTCTTCTCCCACTCTGGTTGCAGAGGTTCAAGAAGGTGCCGTTTGGTGCCATTCTCAGGCTGATGTTGTATTAACGCGCGATCGCCAAATTGTCACAATGGTTTCTCATGCGAATGCAACCATTCTGGATATAGATCGCTATCTTCCCCCTGTAAGTCAAACAGTAGAAACTGTAGCGCTGTTATCTGTTCTTTCTGGACAGGCTTTTTATCATTGGATGTTTGAACTTTTACCCAAAGTTGGATTGATCCATTTAGCAGGTATTGATTTAAATTCTATTGATAAATTTATTGTTAATGAGTACCAAGCCCCCTTTCACAAAGAGACTTTAAATCACTTAGGGATTTCCTCGGAAAGAATTATTACTAGTTCTCAACCGATTCATATTCAAGCAAATTTAATTGTCGTTCCTTATTTTGAGCTTTTATCAAACTGGAGTTGTCAGTTTTTACGACAAGAACTTTTGTCGCAATCTACATTCAAAACTCACAAACCAGAGCTTCTGTATATTTCTCGCAAAAATGCTAACTACCGACATCTCCTCAATGAAGCAGAAATTAGCGATTCCTTATCTCAACTAGGATTTACTGTAGTTACCCTCGAATCCTATTCTTTTATGGAACAAGTTGCTTTTGTTGCCAATGCTAAAGTGATTGTTTCTCTGCATGGTGCAGGACTTTCTCATCTTGTTTTTTGCCAACCTAATACCAAAATCATTGAAATATTTCCACCCAACTATGTCACTCGCTACTATTGGAATTTAAGTAACTTAGTTGGCTTGGATTATTATTATTTTATGGGCGAGCCTAACTCAGATATTAATCTAGAGACGATAGAGAATATTAATTACCACTATATAACAGAAAGCTTTCAAGTGAGTTTACTGAAATTGCTAGCAACGTTAAAGTTTGCTGAGGCTATCTAG